The Streptococcus oralis Uo5 genome includes a window with the following:
- a CDS encoding GNAT family N-acetyltransferase: protein MEIRLAFPNEVDAIMQVMEDAKKCLAESGSDQWQNGYPNADIIIDDIISGQAYVALGEGELLAYAAVTKSPEKAYEAIYEGSWQGGESEYLVFHRIAVAADVQGQGVAQTFLEGLIEGFDYLDFRSDTHAQNKAMQHIFEKLGFQQVGKVPVDGERLAYQKLKK, encoded by the coding sequence ATGGAGATTCGTTTAGCTTTTCCAAACGAAGTTGATGCGATTATGCAGGTGATGGAGGATGCCAAAAAGTGCTTAGCTGAGTCTGGTAGTGACCAGTGGCAAAATGGCTATCCAAATGCCGACATCATTATTGATGATATCATCTCTGGTCAAGCTTATGTGGCATTGGGAGAGGGAGAACTACTAGCCTATGCTGCTGTGACCAAGAGTCCAGAGAAAGCCTATGAAGCCATTTATGAAGGGAGTTGGCAGGGGGGAGAATCAGAATATCTGGTCTTTCACCGTATCGCTGTGGCAGCAGATGTCCAAGGACAAGGTGTTGCTCAGACTTTCCTAGAAGGCTTGATTGAAGGTTTTGATTATCTAGATTTTCGTTCAGATACGCATGCACAAAACAAGGCTATGCAGCATATCTTTGAAAAGCTAGGCTTCCAACAGGTTGGTAAGGTTCCAGTTGATGGGGAACGTTTGGCCTATCAGAAATTAAAAAAATGA